The following nucleotide sequence is from Camelus bactrianus isolate YW-2024 breed Bactrian camel chromosome 19, ASM4877302v1, whole genome shotgun sequence.
TTAACTTGTCTAATaccaagtttttttgtttgtttgtttaaggctATTTCTGATGCTTGGAAGCTATCCTTACAGCCATAAAGATGGTAATAAATCTTTGCCTCCCACAGTTCAAACCAAGAATTTACTGCAACAAGGTAAACAAAAcaagtatatatacatagataaataCATGACATCgacttttcttgtttttccccATTTCCAGCCTTGTGTATGTAGACTTAATTCAGGCTTAATGTGCTTTCACCTTCAATCTGTTAGATTCTACCAGATGATATTTAGGTGAGCATGGGTCAGGCTGCACCTCTAGACTCAGTACCGTTACAAGCTGAGCTGTGACTCATTTTGTGGAGGGTGCTCTTCCCTTTGatgataaattttaatttcactCAAAGTCATAGTGAAGGTagaaattctctctctcccctgctgcTGTTCTTGCTAACTTCTCATGCTAGAAATAATGGCTTATAGTTGTTACTTGGATTCCTTGTTCTTTATTACTTGAGTTAAGCTGCCTCCCATTTTGTGCAAAGGAGGATATCTTTCCACAGTCCTGAGCAGGGAGTCAGGAAACTCCAAGGGGAGAATTGAACTCCTCCCCTAATTTGGAATTTCTGCACACAGCGTACTATTTCAGGTTCCCAGGTTATTAAGCTGACTCCTTCAGACGATATTGTAAAATTTCCATTGATTATAACAAGTATTGGAAAtattaaaagaggaagagactACTCACAGTCCCATCCTAGCATATTCACTGTTTTAAATTTCCCATAGTCTTTTTGTGGCCTTTGTCCCTGTGTACACGTTTTTTCCCCCAAGTTTCATCATTCATACATTTACAAGAAGCTTGTTTGTTATACTTCCCTAAGGAAATTGTTACAGTTGGTAGAGTTCAAGTATAAAATTGAGAGCTTTAGTGAACATCTTTGTTTTCCCCTAAGTCTGCATGTTTTCATcctctgaaattaaaaagacaCTTGTATATTTGCCCCCTTTTCACAGAAATACTATTTTGAAGGGATTTTTGGTTGGCTAGGCAGAGTTTTGTTTGTCAGATTTTTAAGGATGGCCAGTTGGCGGGGACACAGTTGCCTTCAGTCTTTGACCCGATCTTGGATgcctgcaaaaaacaaaaacaaacaaacaaacaaaaaccccaagaAAATTCGATGTAATAGAGGAAATTTAAAGTGAGGAACTTTAGATtttctttagagttttcttaAAAGTGACAAGTTCTTGAAAACTAGTTGTCTTCATGTGGACCTCATCAAATTAGTGTGtctcatttttatcattaaatcTAGATATCAGCTGATGGTTATGAAGTAGAAAATCTCATCTCTGAAGACCTCACAAAGAGAAGTCATGGTTTTAGGACAGAGTATTTCATTAAGCCACCAGTCTATGTGacagtttcttttcccttcaatGTGGAAATCTGTAGGGTTAACATAGACCTCACAGCTGGAGGAGGCCAGAATGTCACTGGCCTGGAAATGTACACATCTGCCGTATCCAGCAGAGCATCTTGGAATACCCCTGAGAGCCGGACCCTGGGCCCAGCTGAGCCATCCGTCCTGGACAAGGAAGCATTCACCTTGGTGGGCAAAGTCTTGTTGAAAAACCAGAGCCAAGTAGTGTTTAGCCACAGGGGCTTCAAGGCCAGGCCACCTTTTGGCCCGATGGATGCCACACTCCCCTCTCCTGCTGTTGTGGCCCAGGAGCTCTGGAATAAAGGGGCTCTTTCTCTTAGTCATGTGGCCCATCTCAAGATCTGTATCACCCATGTGACAGGCAGTGGTATCCCTTGTATCAAGAGGTTGGAAGTGTGGGGTCAGCCAGCCAAAACCTGCTCTCAGGAGGTCATAGACAGTGTCCTGCTGGTTGCCTCAGAGAGCCTTCCTCAGGACTTATCTCTGCAGGCCCCAGCCTTGCCCATGGAGAGTGACTGTGATGCCGGGGTCCAGTCCGAGGGCCAGCAGGCCCCCTCCAGCCTACAGGAGCTGGCCGAGGTAATTCAGGATGTACCTGAAGAGTTCCTGGATCCCATCACCCTGGAGATCATGCCTTACCCTATGCTGCTGCCCTCAGGCAAGGTCATTGACCAGAGCACCCTGGAAAAGTGTAACCGCAGTGAAGCCGCATGGGGCCGAGTGCCCAGTGACCCTTTCACAGGAGTAGCCTTTACTCCAcactcccagcccctgcctcacccGTCCCTGAAGGCCCGGATCGACCATTTCCTGCTCCAGCACTCCGTCCCTGGCTGCCACCTGCTTGGGAGAGCACCAACTGCTTTGGCATTGACCCCTTCTTCCATTGCTCTGCCCTCTCGGAAAAGGAAAATGGAGCAGGCTGAACATGCCCCGGACAGCAGCCTTGGCTTAAATGCTTCCTGTTTTTCTACCACAAGCCTTTTGGTCTCCCCCCCTACCTCAGAGCACACTGCGAAGAAAATGAAAGCTGCCAGTGAGCTCAGTCTGACACACATGGATTGTTCAACAGGTAATCTCCCATCCTGTGTCCAAGCCCATTGTCATCTCTGCTTCCAGGTGACAGTTGGCACTTGCCCTTTGTTTTATGCTTTGCCAGCTTAAATTAGCCCAAACTTACTAGTGTAAAAAACCacatattcattatcttatagcTTCTCTGGTCAGGAATCCAGGTATAACTTAGCTGAATTTTCTGTTTCAGGGTCCACCAAGGCTGCTGtcagtgttggcagggctgcagccatctgaaggcttgactggggaaggAGTCAGTTCTTTGCTGAATTGTTGCACTGGAGGCTTTCTTCATCCTTAGACCTTT
It contains:
- the UBOX5 gene encoding RING finger protein 37 isoform X1; translation: MVINLCLPQFKPRIYCNKISADGYEVENLISEDLTKRSHGFRTEYFIKPPVYVTVSFPFNVEICRVNIDLTAGGGQNVTGLEMYTSAVSSRASWNTPESRTLGPAEPSVLDKEAFTLVGKVLLKNQSQVVFSHRGFKARPPFGPMDATLPSPAVVAQELWNKGALSLSHVAHLKICITHVTGSGIPCIKRLEVWGQPAKTCSQEVIDSVLLVASESLPQDLSLQAPALPMESDCDAGVQSEGQQAPSSLQELAEVIQDVPEEFLDPITLEIMPYPMLLPSGKVIDQSTLEKCNRSEAAWGRVPSDPFTGVAFTPHSQPLPHPSLKARIDHFLLQHSVPGCHLLGRAPTALALTPSSIALPSRKRKMEQAEHAPDSSLGLNASCFSTTSLLVSPPTSEHTAKKMKAASELSLTHMDCSTGPVSHEQKLSQSLEIALTSTLGSMPSFTARLTRGQVQHLGTRGSSTSWRPGASSEQPGSILGPECASCKRVFSPYFKKEPVYQLPCGHLLCRPCLGEKQRSLPMTCTACQRPIASQDVLRVHF
- the UBOX5 gene encoding RING finger protein 37 isoform X2; its protein translation is MVINLCLPQFKPRIYCNKISADGYEVENLISEDLTKRSHGFRTEYFIKPPVYVTVSFPFNVEICRVNIDLTAGGGQNVTGLEMYTSAVSSRASWNTPESRTLGPAEPSVLDKEAFTLVGKVLLKNQSQVVFSHRGFKARPPFGPMDATLPSPAVVAQELWNKGALSLSHVAHLKICITHVTGSGIPCIKRLEVWGQPAKTCSQEVIDSVLLVASESLPQDLSLQAPALPMESDCDAGVQSEGQQAPSSLQELAEVIQDVPEEFLDPITLEIMPYPMLLPSGKVIDQSTLEKCNRSEAAWGRVPSDPFTGVAFTPHSQPLPHPSLKARIDHFLLQHSVPGCHLLGRAPTALALTPSSIALPSRKRKMEQAEHAPDSSLGLNASCFSTTSLLVSPPTSEHTAKKMKAASELSLTHMDCSTGPVSHEQKLSQSLEIALTSTLGSMPSFTARLTRGQVQHLGTRGSSTSWRPGASSAWEYPGPRVRLLQKSVFSLLQKGARVPASLWPPAVPALPG